DNA from Musa acuminata AAA Group cultivar baxijiao chromosome BXJ1-5, Cavendish_Baxijiao_AAA, whole genome shotgun sequence:
AGAGCAATGCCCTTGTCATAAAGCTCTTTTCTGATCGTGTCTGATGTCTCATACTCCTTATTTTTCCTTGCCAAGTTTCTGTCTTCGATCAGCTGCAAGACTTGCTCCTCGGTTAACCCTGCCCTCGACAACGCTTTATCCTTCAGTTGCTGCAAAACCTATCAAGGCAAACAAAGAATGTTCTTGAATCTgtaaataaatatacaaatcacaAGATCAGAAGACTGAGGTTACCTCAGCACAAGAACTACCCGAGAGAAGACCCAAAATGCCAAGAACATCAGTAACTTCCTTCTCCAATGCAAGAAGAGTAAGAATAAGTGGTCTTTGCTGCTTCTTTCCCTATAAAAATCAATGCAAATTAGACCACATAGAAAAAGCTCAGTATGATTAACTCGAACACGATTATGAAACAAGAAAACATTTACGATAAACAAAAATGTTCACCCTAAGAATTCATTATTTATGAATTCAGATGAGGAAAGAAATATTCTGAACACCTTGAACTTCTTTAAGTTGCTATTTATCGCCTTCAATGGCTCCATAAGATCATCTAACACAGCAGCAGTGTGGAGATCATCCGACATAGATGCTGAAAAATCTGAGTggaatttgtcaattaattccttgATATCAGCTGGGACTTGACCCTGTATATTTTCTTGACGAAATGGAGAAAGAGCCTGTTGGCACTCATAGAGTGTCTACATATTTCAAAAAAGTCCATGAGATTAGTGGAAGTGCCCATTAGAAACCATATAGAAAGCATAATCATAATATATAACAAAGAAAGCCATCTTAGATGTACAAGTCACAAGTAAACACCTGATATATGTAGAAGACACGATCAGATGCAGTTTCAAGCTGCCTGTCAGAATAATTGACATCGGAACGGTAATGTGTACGCATCAAGAAAAACCTCAAAGCCAATGGATGATACCTTGCAATAATCTATAGCAAAAGTTCTAATTATAAGATTCTAGAAAATTAAGGTACAACAAAAAGAAGTTGAAcagaaagaaataaaataaacagGACATCATTGACCATTACATCTCTGATCGTAAAGAAATTGTCATCAGACTTTGACATTTTCTGATTGTCCTTGTTCACAAAGCCATTGTGCATCCAATAGCTTACTTTGTGCTCTGGGCATGCAGCTCGGCTCTGAGCAAGCTCATTTTCATGATGAGGAAAAATCAAATCTTTTCCTCCACCATGAATATCGAAAGCATCACCTAAATATTGGGCACTCATAGCACTGCATTCAATATGCCAACCTGGCCTTCCAGGGCCCCAAGGACTATCCCAGCTTGGTTCACCAGGCTTAGCAGCCTGAAAATTAGACAATAGTTGAAGCATGGATGAGCAAAGACCATGTCCACAAAGACAGAGGAAAGTTAGTTAGATAAGGCATGACCTCACCTTCCACAGTGCAAAATCCGCTGGATTTTGCTTTCTTAAATCAACAGAAACTCTTCCACCTCCACCAGCACGATTATCATCTAATTTCCGTCCAGACAATTGGCAATAATCAGGGAAGTTATCGATTGAAAAATAAACATCTCCTTCCATGGTATAGCCATAACCATTCTTCATGATCTGCCATAAAAAAAGGAATAAATAACTGTCaaattttttattagatttaaattAGGAAGTTATCAGATGATGTCCTAGAGTGTCTAAATTCGATATCTAAGATTACAGAAGGAAGAGAACAAAAACAAGGTTTTGTACATGATTATTGTAGCCAAAAAATTACTACATTTGTCTAACCATGACATCTTCTCAGACAATATGAAACAATTACATTATACAACGCCTGTATTTGTTCAGTATTTTGCTTTGATATTTTAAAGAATGGGTATGAGCTCACACTTCAAACATAGGCCACAAGTATATCTGCATGCTTCTGCAATTTTTTGACCTCACCCTTCAGATAGTATAAGATTCCTTCTCTCACGGCTTATGAATAGAAAAACTATAAGATCCAtaacctttaaaaaaaaaaaagtcctaaATAAAGGTGGACTATATTTCAGTGCATCGAAACATGCCAGGGGTGCCACAAAGCCTATAGAATAGAGGTTATTGGGCACCTAAGTCTTTTATGTGGAATATTTTAAATGCTAGCATCTTTTATGTGGAATCCTCCAATGGCGCCAACAACAAAGAACTAAAAACTATCATTCACAAAGAATATAACAAGATCAACTACAAGACAGATTTATCAACTACAAGACAAAAGACAACCTTATCTCTTAATTTCAAATTGAGTCGAGCATATATTTACAGTACTACATCAAGTACCTTAGTTATCATATCCTTTATCTGCTCTATGTGGTCAGAAACACGTGGTTCATGTGTTGGAGGCAGACACCGAAGCTCAGCTACATCTTGCAAAAACGCTTCAGAGAACCGACGACTCAAACTTAAAGGATCTTCCCCTGATTCATTTGCTCTTTTAATTATCTGCAAAGTGGATAAAATTATCACATAAATGACATGTTACTTTTTATGTAGAAATCAATGACAGGGGCAGCAGAATAAAACAATCTTGGCCAATTGGATTTTACGTACAATAATATCAAGTGGCAATGAGACatgaaatataatatattaaaatattttgtctGCAGTATCCTTGCTAGAATTTACACAAATCATGAAAGACGAACAACTTGAGAAATAAAATCTAGATTGATAAAAAACTTAAGTGACTAACGTTTTATTTCTATTAGGTTCTTATTAAGCTCTATTTTGTTGTCTGACCCTCCTCAAGCTGAGCATTGGTGGGAGCCCTGTGCAAAGGGTCATCCTTTTTCTGTTTGGGGTACCCAACGCAATTTAAGAGATATGCAAAGTAGCAAGATCACACATTCTGGGTGAGAAATCAACTAGGTTATTGTTATTATAGAAACTTTTGATAAAATAATAACCGTTCAAGTGCTAATTACAAATCATCTAAAAAGTGAAACTCTATTCACCAAGTAACTTGAGTTAAAACATCAAGTGCTGTAATTATAAGCAAGTATAATCTAGCAAAAATATTCatggcctcaaatgtgtgtttcctGGATCACTGATGGCAGCAACCCACCAGCACACAAGAATGGAAGGTGAAAGCATTTAAAAGTGCTAAAAATTACAGTGTTCATCACTTTGTGCAGTAACATAGAAAGTAAAAATGTTCTAAATCTGGTTTTCTTTAAATAGTTACAGTTCTTACAATTTTGCATAAGCTAGGAATGGACTTCTATTGAACATAGATAGTTTTGCcaaaaaaacagaaaaaacaACAAAACAATTACAAGCTTAggcactaaatcagcaaaaaaaatgaaaaagattaAAGTGTTATGATTTTTCTTCAAAGAGTAATCTACAGTATGGATTTACAATTGTTAGGCTGCATGATGTGCAGTATCATTCTGACAACATTTTGATAAGATATTTGTGATGTGTTTCAATGTAGACACTCACAAAGTCCTGACAAAATTACATAACTTCTGAAAGTTTAGAGATTTGCAAAATATAAAATCCATTTACAATATATGTAATTAGAGGAAATAAGGAAAGAAAAATCAGTACTATAatgcatatttattaatttaatataatgTCAGATGTAGCATGGTTATGGAGGTGATATGCTATGGACACAACATGGAAAATCTTATAAGTTTAGGGCACAACATAACACGGACTATGCGCCGTACGTTTTCATATGTGATTGTAATTTAATTCTTGGTATAACATAAACAATCTATGATTATCATATGTACAACTTCTAGAAGACATAAAAATCATACATACAACTAGCAATTTCTCACAGAAATACTTTCAAAATGTAACActaataaataaatcaaaatccaAATGGCATACATATTTGTTGATATTCAACAATGGCTAGAAGCCTTATAAACAATTTAAGTGCTCTAGAAGCCTTATAATCTAATACTGCGTATGACATAAACAATCTATGATTATCATATATACAACTTCTAGAATACATATTAACCATACATACAACTACCAATTGCACACACAAAAGCACTTTCAATATGTAATACTAATAAATAAATCAAAAGCCAAATGACATATATATTTGTTGATATTCAAACATGTCTAGAAGCCATATAAAAAACAATTTGAGTGCTATACACATATTTAATACAGTGCTAATGGTACAAGACTTCTAAATGTTGTGAACTACAAACGAGCATCAAGAAGTGTTTGACAAGTATTGATGTCCAACATGGGCGTCAAGCATTCTAGAGTGCTTATGCTCATAGAAAGTCCTCTTCTCTTTGGAGCTCCAAAACTCAGTTTG
Protein-coding regions in this window:
- the LOC103985564 gene encoding cysteine--tRNA ligase CPS1, chloroplastic/mitochondrial codes for the protein MGNPQLVLFNSMSKQKEVFKTRVEGQVSMYVCGITPYDFSHIGHARAYVAFDILYRYLKHLGYEVKYVRNFTDIDDKIIKRANESGEDPLSLSRRFSEAFLQDVAELRCLPPTHEPRVSDHIEQIKDMITKIMKNGYGYTMEGDVYFSIDNFPDYCQLSGRKLDDNRAGGGGRVSVDLRKQNPADFALWKAAKPGEPSWDSPWGPGRPGWHIECSAMSAQYLGDAFDIHGGGKDLIFPHHENELAQSRAACPEHKVSYWMHNGFVNKDNQKMSKSDDNFFTIRDIIARYHPLALRFFLMRTHYRSDVNYSDRQLETASDRVFYIYQTLYECQQALSPFRQENIQGQVPADIKELIDKFHSDFSASMSDDLHTAAVLDDLMEPLKAINSNLKKFKGKKQQRPLILTLLALEKEVTDVLGILGLLSGSSCAEVLQQLKDKALSRAGLTEEQVLQLIEDRNLARKNKEYETSDTIRKELYDKGIALMDEPKGTVWRPSEPPE